Genomic window (bacterium (Candidatus Blackallbacteria) CG13_big_fil_rev_8_21_14_2_50_49_14):
GAAGCGGGTCGGCTTGAGATTGTGCCCGAAGCCGTCCGCTTACGGCATCTGCTCAGCGAAATAGAACAAATTTTTGCTCAAAAAACCGATGAAAAAAAATTACGCTTCATTCTCGAAATAGATCCAACCCTCCCAGAAAGCCTGCTTCTGGATGAAATTCGTTTACGCCAGGTTTTACTCAATCTGGTGGGCAACGCAATTAAATTCACCCATGAAGGCTATGTCGCCCTGCGCGCCATGGCCACCAGTTCCCCAGCAGATGCAAGCTCTGTTGACCTGATGCTGATAATCGAAGATACGGGGATCGGCATTGAACCCGAAGCGCAGGAAACCATCTTTGAAGCCTTCCTACAGGAAGACAGCCACACCACAAAACGCTACGGAGGCACAGGGCTGGGTCTGACCATTACCCGGCGCTTGGTCGAAATGATGAATGGCAGTATTCAATTGGAAAGTATCCCTGGCCAGGGCAGTATTTTTCAAGTTTGTCTTAAACAGGTTCCGATTGTCACGCTTTTCTCACATGAAGAACAGGAAAAAGAAAATCTGCCTGAACAAATTCTGTTTACCCCTGACAGCCATGTCCTGATTGTTGACGATGTAGAAATCAACCGTCGCCTGATGCTGGAAATGCTCAAACGCTATCAATTCAAGCTCTCAGAGGCAGAAAATGGCCAAACAGCTCTGGATTTAATTCAGCAGGAAAAACCTGACTTAATTTTTATGGATATCCGCATGCCTGTAATGGATGGCTACGAAGCCATCCAAATCTTACGCCAGGATCCCAAATTTAAAGACATTCCCGTCATTGCTCTGACCGCCTCAGTTTTAGAACAGGATCGCCACAATATTATGAAAGCGGGTTTTGATGTTTATTTGCACAAACCCGCAACCCTAAAACAAATTATTGAAGTCATGGCCAACTACCTCCCCTATTCCAGCCAGAGCAAACCTATTTCAGCCCCCAACCCATCAGGAGAATCAAACCCTGAACCGGATATTTCTCCACAAAAAAAAGCAGACTTTCAAGCGGTCTGGGATGAAAAGCTTAAAAAACTCTATGAATCAACACTTCGCAATAAAAACTTCAGAAAAATAGGCGAGTTTGCAAATGTCTTAGAAGATCAGGGAAAACGTCTGGAACTCTTGGCGTTCATCCAATTGGGAAACGATTTACAAAATGCAGTCAAACGCTTTGATATTGAAGCTGTAAACCGTATACTGGAACAGTTGGAAAATATTTTGCCTCCCTATCTCAATACTGAAAGCAAATCCGTTCCATGAAACAGGATCCCCCACTTCTTGCCAATATTTTGATCGTGGATGATGTGCCCGCCAATATTCAATTGGTCGCCTCGATTCTGGCAGGAGAAGACTACGAACTCTCCTTCGCCACCAGCGGCATGGATGCCTTAACCCAAGTCAAAGAAACTGATTTTGATTTGATTTTACTCGATTATATGATGCCCGGCATGGATGGCTTGACTGTCGCGAAACAACTCAAAGCAGAAACCAAAACCTGCGATATCCCGATTATATTTCTGACGGCAAAAACAGATGAGGAAAGCGTCATCGCAGGTTTTTCAGCGGGAGCCGCTGACTATGTTACCAAACCCTTTAACGCCTCCGAGCTTCTGGCAAGGGTCAAAACCCATTTGCAACTCAAAAGCTCCAGAGATGCGCTGCAAAAACGCAACCAGGAGCTTCAGGAGGCGATCCAAATGAAAAATCGCTTTCTGAGTATTGCTTCCCATGATCTCAAAAACCCCTTGGGGGTTGTGATGGGATTTTCCTCCATTCTCAGCAAATATCCCGTCATCATGGAGAACGATGAACTCAGTGAAATTGTCGATACGCTGTATAAAGCTTCAACCCGCATGTTTGAACTGATTACAGAATTGCTCGACACCGCAGCCCTTGAACTGGGGCGGATTGAACTGCAGATCAGCCGCGTACCGTTGCCGATACTCTTGCAACAGGTCGTTGCCCACTATCAGCCACAGGCCCAAACCAAAGATCAAGAACTTGAATTTAGCTTCGCAGAAAATACAAATCTGTGTGTAATGGGCGATTTTAACCGCTTGAAACAGGTCATTGATAATCTGCTCAACAATGCCATCAAATACTCTCCTATTGGCGCCAAGATCAAAGTTCATATTGCACAAGCAAACGAAAAAGCCCTGATTGAAATACAAGATCAAGGCCCTGGATTTAGCGAAGAAGATCTCAAAAATTTGTATGGCTATTTTCAGCGTTTATCAGCTCAACCCACCGGAGGAGAAAGTTCAACCGGCGTGGGGCTGGCCATTGTCAAACAGATTGTCGATTTACACCATGGGCAAATTTTACTAAAAACAGCACCCGAACAAGGTTCTATTTTCACTGTCGTCTTACCCCTCGACAGCGCATACTCCTAAAAACACCATCTCCAGAAAAACAGATAGATAGAGGAACCATGTGGTTTATTCAACCGCGCTTGAACTTTGCCTGTAACCAATGTGGAGAATGTTGCAGAGAAATGGATGTGCCTCTTTCGCACGCCGATTTGATCCAACTCAGACAAGCACACCCCCAAGCTGAACCTGAAAGCTTTGTCCGCAAACACCGTTCTCACCCCATGCACCCAGAAGCTGTTTTACTCGATCAGAATTACTTTATTCTCTACCTGCAACGCAGGGAAAGCGATGATGCCTGTGTATTTTTAGGTGAACAGGGTCAATGTCTGAATTACCCCGCCCGACCAAGGGCTTGCCGCAGTTTTCCCTTTGATCAACAGCCCAATGGCCGACTCAGAATCATGCCAGATATAGATTTTCTTTACCAGGATTACTGTGATAAAACGCCTGTCGAAAAAATGGCACTCCAAGAAGCCCGCAAACATCTGGCCTCAGGAAACGATGAATTTCACCGCTATCACCAAATTGTCGAACGCTGGAATCGCAGAGTAGAAAGAAAACAAAACCAGCAAACGCTCACGCATTTCCTGAGTTTTTTACTGACACTTTCCGAGATTTCAAACCAACCGCTTCCCCCCTCAGCCTAAGTCCAAATGCGCTCCAAGGGGGCAGATGCCAAATCCAAAATACGCTTGCCAATGCCATTGCCGAAGGCAACAATCACAATTTTACGTTTTTCACTGCCCGTAATTTTTTCAATCCTCCCCTCGCCCCACTGCGCATGATAGACCTGACAGCCTTCTACCAAAGACTGGCTTGGCAAGGGCGTATCCACAATTTCAGACAAACGCGAAAGGGCGGGAGCAGGTTCAGAAACAGGAGCGGCCACTTGGGGTAAATGTTTTTCAAGCTCTTCCAGAAAACGCGAAGGCTGCTGATATTGAGGAGCGCCATAAAAAGTACGCTGTTGGGCATGTGTCAGCCAAAGCACGTCCTGGGCGCGTGTCATCGCGACATACATCAGGCGTCGCTCCTCTTCGATCGGACCATCTTCACCATTTTCTTCAGCTGCAATCGCCCGGTTATGTGGAAAAATCCCCTCCTCAAGCCCCGTCACAAAAACAATCGGAAATTCAAGCCCTTTGGCGGCATGAATGGTCATTAAGGTCAGCAAACGCCCTTCTGCTTTGAGCCCATCAATATCCGACATCAGAGCAATCTGCTCTAAAAACCCCGCCAAAATACCTTCCGGCAGGCTTTCCTGATATTCGCGCGCAGCTTGAATCAAACTTTCAATATGGTTCTCGCGCTCTTCCGTTTCTCCGGGATCCCCTTTTTGCAATTCCTGGGCATAGCCACTGCCGGTATAGACCTGCTGTATCAATTCTGCCACGGTCTCAGGAGGCTTTTCGCGCAAGCCTTTTAGCCATTCCATCAAAGATTGGATCGCGGTACGGGCTTTGCCAGGAAGATTTACCAAACAAGCCGGACTGGAAAGGGTATCCCAAAGACTCAACCCTTCCCGTTCAGCTTGACGCTCAAGACCTTGCTGCGTTTTTGCGCCAATCCCCCGCTTGGGAATATTCAAAATCCGCTTCAAACTCAGATCGTCCAAAGGATTGTTCAAAACGCGCAGATAGGCAAGAATATCTTTGATTTCTTTGCGCTCATAAAAGCGAAAAGCCCCGATCAATTGATGGGGAATCCGCTGACGGATCAAGCGCTCTTCAAACAGGCGAGATTGCGCATTGGTACGGTAAAGAACACAGATATCCCCCAAAGCGTGCCCCCGCTCCAGGAGCTGATGGACCTGATGCACCACAAAATCAGCCTCTTGATATTCACTGCGGGCCTGGTAATACTGCAAGGGCAAGCCCTCGCCCCGTGTGCTGCGCAAAGTTTTATC
Coding sequences:
- a CDS encoding ATP-dependent DNA helicase PcrA; the protein is MLNASQKLAVEHPGGPVLVLAGAGAGKTRVLTQRVAHLIELQRVSPSRILVVTFTNKAAREMKERLIGLIGQSAVDRLWIGTFHAICGRLLRQEIYRLNYTSSFVIYDTEDQEKLMREVLSALDLETKQARTWLRQVSGLKNRGLLPHAFRREATEFHELSLAKIYDLYQERLARNNALDFDDLLLLTLRLLEEQPDLRERWQNHFLHVLVDEYQDTNRVQFNLLRLLSQKNRNIFVVGDVDQSIYSFRHADFQIILGFQADYPESAVIKLEQNYRSLKPILSAANTLIDYNRDRFDKTLRSTRGEGLPLQYYQARSEYQEADFVVHQVHQLLERGHALGDICVLYRTNAQSRLFEERLIRQRIPHQLIGAFRFYERKEIKDILAYLRVLNNPLDDLSLKRILNIPKRGIGAKTQQGLERQAEREGLSLWDTLSSPACLVNLPGKARTAIQSLMEWLKGLREKPPETVAELIQQVYTGSGYAQELQKGDPGETEERENHIESLIQAAREYQESLPEGILAGFLEQIALMSDIDGLKAEGRLLTLMTIHAAKGLEFPIVFVTGLEEGIFPHNRAIAAEENGEDGPIEEERRLMYVAMTRAQDVLWLTHAQQRTFYGAPQYQQPSRFLEELEKHLPQVAAPVSEPAPALSRLSEIVDTPLPSQSLVEGCQVYHAQWGEGRIEKITGSEKRKIVIVAFGNGIGKRILDLASAPLERIWT